The following coding sequences lie in one Allochromatium vinosum DSM 180 genomic window:
- a CDS encoding transglycosylase SLT domain-containing protein — protein MLTVVLLAVSCGVVLEARADSRADFLAAESALERGDPATFQTLADGLRDDPLYPYLLFAELTRDLDHAPEARIESFLDDYSDTPLAERLRPAYLRRLADAGRWGDYVRVYQPDDSVERRCLQLRALIETGRVEEALPEVEPIWLSGQSRPDACDPVFERWSAEGHLTTERVWARIRLALEAGRTGLARYLGRRLPESERPWLRLWLSVDQMPERILEAGLFQTPHPMRAAILAHGITHLARRDPDRAALALRRLEPALADDQHAHERAQVAVGRALAEAGDRLGLLYWDAIEPNADNLPEQERRLRAAITLRAWDWLAKWIERMPEGEIKRERWLYWLGVAQAFLGQSEAAQATLGAAARERSFWGFMAADRLDRPYNLEHRPVPVAPERLRTLAQEPAYRRILALDQLGREVDVRREWRTLASRLGTEGLMAAARLAHDRGWHDQAIVMLVRAGYWDDLEIRFPLAYRDLAAEQAWQIGIEPDWIQAVMRQESVFARTIASPAGAVGLMQLMPATAGEVAAELGRPQPSRWDLLDAERNITLGSAYLTRMRDRFGHAALATAAYNAGPARVERWLPETCMDADLWIARIPFAETRGYVERVLSYRIIYADRLGLESRRLREFLPPVPGRDFRGQSPAQ, from the coding sequence ATGCTAACCGTTGTGCTGCTCGCCGTCTCCTGCGGTGTGGTCCTGGAGGCCCGCGCCGACTCCCGTGCGGACTTCCTCGCCGCCGAGTCGGCGCTCGAACGCGGCGATCCGGCGACCTTTCAGACACTGGCGGACGGTCTGCGCGATGACCCGCTCTATCCCTATCTGCTGTTCGCGGAGCTGACGCGCGATCTGGATCACGCACCGGAGGCGCGCATCGAGTCCTTTCTCGACGACTATTCCGACACCCCACTGGCCGAGCGGCTGCGTCCGGCTTATCTGCGCCGTCTGGCCGACGCCGGGCGCTGGGGCGATTACGTGCGTGTCTATCAGCCGGACGACTCGGTCGAGCGCCGCTGTCTCCAGCTGCGCGCCCTGATCGAGACCGGGCGCGTCGAGGAGGCGCTGCCCGAGGTCGAGCCGATCTGGCTGTCGGGTCAGTCGCGGCCGGATGCCTGTGACCCGGTGTTCGAGCGCTGGAGCGCCGAGGGACATCTGACGACCGAACGGGTCTGGGCGCGCATCCGGCTGGCGCTGGAGGCTGGAAGGACTGGGCTGGCGCGTTATCTCGGTCGGCGGCTGCCCGAGTCCGAGCGGCCCTGGCTCAGGCTCTGGCTGTCGGTTGATCAGATGCCTGAGCGCATTCTGGAGGCCGGTCTGTTCCAGACGCCACATCCCATGCGTGCGGCGATTCTGGCGCATGGCATCACGCATCTGGCGCGGCGCGATCCCGATCGGGCCGCGCTGGCGCTGCGGCGTCTGGAGCCGGCCCTGGCGGACGACCAGCATGCACATGAACGGGCGCAGGTGGCCGTCGGACGGGCGTTGGCCGAGGCCGGCGATCGCCTGGGGCTGCTCTATTGGGACGCCATCGAGCCGAACGCGGACAATCTGCCCGAGCAGGAACGCCGTCTGCGCGCGGCCATCACGCTGCGCGCCTGGGACTGGCTGGCCAAATGGATCGAACGGATGCCCGAGGGCGAGATCAAGCGCGAGCGCTGGCTCTATTGGCTGGGCGTGGCCCAGGCCTTCCTTGGCCAGTCGGAGGCCGCACAGGCGACACTCGGCGCGGCGGCGCGCGAACGCAGCTTCTGGGGCTTCATGGCCGCCGATCGTCTGGATCGGCCCTACAACCTGGAGCATCGCCCGGTGCCGGTCGCGCCGGAGCGACTCCGGACGCTGGCCCAGGAGCCGGCCTACCGGCGCATCCTCGCGCTCGACCAGCTCGGCCGCGAGGTCGATGTGCGGCGCGAATGGCGCACACTCGCCAGCCGGCTGGGCACCGAGGGACTCATGGCCGCCGCGCGGCTCGCCCACGATCGCGGCTGGCACGATCAGGCCATCGTCATGCTCGTCCGCGCAGGCTACTGGGACGATCTGGAGATCCGCTTTCCGCTCGCCTATCGTGATCTGGCCGCCGAACAGGCATGGCAGATCGGCATCGAGCCGGACTGGATTCAGGCCGTGATGCGCCAGGAGAGTGTCTTTGCGCGCACCATCGCCTCACCGGCCGGCGCCGTCGGTCTGATGCAGCTCATGCCGGCGACTGCCGGCGAAGTCGCCGCCGAGCTGGGGCGGCCCCAACCCTCGCGCTGGGATCTGCTCGACGCCGAGCGCAACATCACGCTCGGCAGTGCCTATCTGACGCGGATGCGCGACCGCTTCGGCCATGCGGCGCTGGCCACGGCGGCCTACAACGCCGGTCCCGCGCGTGTCGAGCGCTGGCTGCCGGAGACCTGTATGGACGCCGATCTCTGGATCGCGCGCATCCCCTTCGCCGAGACGCGCGGCTATGTCGAGCGCGTCCTGAGCTATCGGATCATCTATGCCGACCGTCTGGGGCTGGAGTCGCGCCGCCTGCGTGAGTTCCTGCCGCCGGTGCCCGGACGCGATTTTCGGGGCCAGTCCCCGGCGCAATGA
- a CDS encoding sulfite exporter TauE/SafE family protein, producing MIVIELLAYLAIGALSGVMAGLFGVGGGAIMVPALMLLFGALGGVGGDWLAHLAVGTSLATIIGTGAASTLAHHRHRGVRWDIVWPLAPGIVIGALAGAALAGWIPSLWLQRIFAVFLTYVGIRLLAAPATSITASHSLPGRVGLTTVGGGIGLLSSLVGIGGGTLTVPFLSRHGLGMRQAVATSAACGLPIAVAGALGFMLVGWGRPGLPAFSTGFVYWPAVAAMLAASMPIAPLGARLAHTLPVPLLKRLFGGLLLLIAARLAFS from the coding sequence GTGATCGTGATCGAACTCCTCGCCTATCTCGCCATCGGCGCGCTCTCGGGTGTCATGGCCGGACTCTTCGGTGTCGGTGGCGGCGCCATCATGGTTCCGGCCCTGATGCTGCTCTTCGGCGCGCTCGGCGGCGTCGGCGGCGACTGGCTGGCCCATCTGGCGGTCGGAACCTCGCTGGCGACCATCATCGGTACGGGCGCGGCCTCCACGCTCGCACACCACAGACACCGGGGCGTGCGCTGGGATATCGTCTGGCCACTGGCGCCCGGCATCGTCATCGGCGCCCTGGCCGGAGCGGCTCTGGCCGGCTGGATTCCGAGCCTCTGGCTGCAACGGATCTTCGCGGTTTTTCTGACCTATGTCGGCATACGCCTGCTGGCGGCTCCCGCCACGTCCATCACCGCGTCGCACTCGCTGCCGGGGCGCGTGGGGCTGACGACTGTGGGCGGCGGGATCGGGCTGCTCTCGTCACTGGTCGGAATCGGCGGCGGGACGCTCACGGTGCCCTTTCTGAGCCGTCATGGTCTGGGGATGCGTCAGGCCGTGGCGACCTCGGCGGCCTGCGGGCTGCCGATCGCCGTGGCCGGCGCGCTGGGGTTCATGCTGGTCGGTTGGGGTCGCCCTGGATTGCCCGCGTTCAGCACGGGTTTCGTCTACTGGCCGGCGGTGGCGGCCATGCTGGCCGCCAGCATGCCGATCGCCCCGCTCGGCGCCCGACTGGCCCACACCCTGCCCGTGCCCCTGCTCAAGCGGCTCTTCGGCGGGCTGTTGCTGCTGATCGCCGCGCGTCTGGCGTTTTCCTGA
- a CDS encoding phosphate-starvation-inducible protein PsiE, which translates to MNEPYTRLDKWLSILFLYTEKLVLVVIGGLALLGIGELIWSIYQLRAIRLEDLLMMFIFIEIMAMANVYFMRRSVPFTYPMFIAVTALSRLIVLQGKEHSAAGLIYESGAILLISLAILVIRFSQQFSTGILERREAHEDRHE; encoded by the coding sequence ATGAATGAACCGTATACCCGCTTGGACAAATGGCTCTCGATCCTCTTTCTCTACACCGAAAAGCTGGTGCTCGTCGTCATCGGCGGACTCGCGCTCCTCGGCATCGGGGAGTTGATCTGGAGCATCTATCAGCTACGCGCGATCCGCCTGGAGGATCTGCTGATGATGTTCATCTTCATCGAGATCATGGCGATGGCCAATGTCTACTTCATGCGGCGCAGCGTGCCCTTCACCTACCCCATGTTCATCGCCGTCACCGCGCTCTCGCGTCTGATCGTGCTCCAGGGCAAGGAGCACAGTGCCGCAGGCTTGATCTACGAGAGCGGCGCCATCCTGCTCATCAGTCTCGCCATTCTCGTCATCCGTTTCAGTCAGCAGTTCAGCACCGGCATCCTGGAACGGCGCGAGGCCCACGAGGATCGTCACGAATGA
- a CDS encoding class I SAM-dependent methyltransferase codes for MPRQMIQTDPVGYRTCDEIRIVEELVEVAGRQVLELGCGAAWMTRLLATHLGARRVTATEVDRIQHAKNLAVQDLPTVEFRFGGAESIDDADATYDGVFLFKSLHHVPVEFMDRALAEIRRVLAPGGYVYVSEPVYWGAFNAVMRLIHDERLVRTAAYAAIERAVDSGRFAWERQVFYQSEGVYPNWDAFAERFIQVTHTERDLDAARLAEIRAAFERHLTPEGARFLKPHRVDLLRAVV; via the coding sequence ATGCCGAGACAGATGATCCAGACCGACCCTGTCGGTTACCGGACGTGCGACGAGATCCGGATCGTTGAGGAACTGGTCGAGGTCGCGGGACGCCAGGTGCTGGAACTGGGCTGCGGCGCGGCCTGGATGACCCGGCTGCTCGCCACGCACCTGGGCGCACGCCGGGTGACGGCGACCGAGGTCGATCGTATCCAGCATGCGAAGAATCTGGCCGTTCAGGATCTGCCCACTGTCGAGTTCCGGTTCGGCGGTGCCGAGTCGATCGACGATGCAGACGCGACCTATGACGGCGTCTTTCTGTTCAAGTCGCTTCATCATGTGCCGGTCGAGTTCATGGACCGCGCACTCGCCGAGATCCGGCGCGTACTGGCGCCGGGCGGTTACGTCTATGTCTCGGAACCCGTCTACTGGGGGGCGTTCAACGCGGTCATGCGACTGATCCATGACGAGCGCCTCGTGCGCACGGCGGCCTATGCCGCCATCGAGCGCGCGGTCGACTCGGGGCGCTTCGCCTGGGAGCGTCAGGTGTTCTACCAGTCGGAAGGCGTCTATCCGAACTGGGACGCCTTCGCCGAGCGCTTCATCCAGGTCACGCATACCGAGCGTGACCTCGACGCGGCGCGGCTCGCTGAGATCCGCGCCGCCTTCGAGCGTCATTTGACTCCCGAGGGTGCGCGTTTCCTCAAGCCGCATCGGGTCGATCTGCTGCGCGCCGTGGTCTGA
- the cysZ gene encoding sulfate transporter CysZ — MFSHPISGAGYLLQGLRLITRPGIKRFVAIPLLLNLLIFSAAIYAGISQFEGLMQLMESRLPTWLGWLEWLIWPLFVLLLFVFVFYTFGLLANLIAAPFNGLLAEKVELLLTGRPIEQEGDYARLLAELGPTLLDELRKLAYALLWAIPFLLLLFVPLVGPVLWFLYTAWMLAVEYSDYPMGNHGLRFAEIRRRLRERRTLSFGFGAAAAGMAMVPVLNFLLMPVAVAGATAMWVREFRSSNGYQGPHQSRVATHYILLTIDHLSGRMDGEILAGPLTGRTLDATETGELLGLLDLCYRTDAESAEALEAYLTHERGQRFQEPPPRPDTERAPPPPPPTDRPGLDENEARAILGLAPDAGADAIQAAHRRLIQRLHPDRGGSDYLAAKVNEAKRVLLASQV; from the coding sequence ATGTTCAGCCATCCCATCTCCGGGGCCGGTTATCTATTACAGGGCCTGAGGCTCATCACCCGCCCCGGAATCAAGCGTTTCGTGGCCATTCCCTTACTGCTGAATCTGCTGATCTTCTCGGCGGCCATCTATGCCGGCATCAGCCAGTTCGAGGGACTGATGCAGCTCATGGAATCCAGACTGCCGACCTGGCTGGGTTGGCTCGAATGGCTCATCTGGCCGCTGTTCGTCCTGCTGCTGTTCGTCTTCGTCTTCTACACCTTCGGTCTGCTCGCCAACCTGATCGCCGCGCCCTTCAATGGACTGCTGGCCGAGAAGGTCGAGCTGCTGCTGACCGGCCGCCCCATCGAGCAGGAGGGCGATTACGCCCGGCTCTTGGCCGAACTGGGGCCGACCCTGCTCGACGAACTGCGCAAGCTCGCCTATGCCCTGCTGTGGGCGATTCCCTTTCTGTTGCTGCTGTTCGTGCCGCTGGTCGGGCCGGTGCTCTGGTTTCTCTATACGGCCTGGATGCTGGCGGTCGAATACAGCGACTATCCGATGGGCAATCACGGTCTGCGCTTCGCCGAGATCCGGCGCCGACTGCGCGAACGGCGTACGCTGAGCTTCGGCTTTGGCGCGGCGGCGGCCGGGATGGCGATGGTGCCGGTACTCAACTTTCTGCTGATGCCGGTCGCAGTGGCCGGGGCGACGGCGATGTGGGTGCGTGAATTCCGTTCGTCCAACGGCTATCAGGGGCCGCATCAGTCGCGCGTGGCCACGCACTACATCCTGCTGACCATTGACCATCTCTCGGGACGCATGGATGGCGAGATCCTCGCCGGGCCGCTCACCGGACGCACGCTCGACGCGACCGAGACCGGCGAGCTGCTCGGTCTGCTCGATCTCTGTTATCGCACCGACGCCGAGTCGGCCGAGGCGCTGGAAGCCTATCTGACCCACGAGCGCGGTCAGCGTTTCCAGGAACCGCCGCCGCGCCCGGACACCGAACGCGCACCGCCACCGCCACCGCCAACCGACCGACCCGGCCTGGACGAGAACGAGGCACGCGCCATCCTGGGTCTCGCGCCCGATGCCGGCGCCGATGCGATCCAGGCCGCCCATCGACGCCTGATCCAGCGCCTGCATCCGGATCGCGGCGGTTCGGACTATCTGGCCGCCAAGGTCAACGAGGCCAAGCGGGTGCTGCTGGCGTCCCAAGTCTGA
- a CDS encoding alpha/beta fold hydrolase: protein MSPVEPRCLLLHGFTGSGADWSSVFPEDPERLALDLPGHLTSPDPTGDYLDEIRALLDTLPASIDRIIGYSLGGRIALSLIQLAPERFRSAAIISAHPGLLDPALREQRRLADQVWIDLLRDQGIDAFVAAWEHQPLFRTQARLAPEILARQRAQRLSQRPEGLARALERLGLGEMPSTWEALARYQGRLDWIIGGEDTRFQAIAHEVLAHRPATRLHVLEDVGHNPLLEAPERLRTCLEHAKTSPSNALRISIA, encoded by the coding sequence CTGAGTCCGGTCGAACCCCGCTGTCTGCTGCTGCACGGTTTCACGGGCAGCGGGGCCGACTGGTCGAGCGTCTTTCCCGAGGATCCGGAGCGGCTGGCGCTCGACCTGCCGGGGCATCTGACCAGCCCGGATCCGACGGGCGATTATCTCGATGAGATCCGCGCGTTGCTCGACACGCTGCCGGCGAGCATCGACCGGATCATCGGCTATTCGCTCGGCGGTCGGATCGCGCTCAGCCTCATCCAGCTCGCGCCCGAGCGTTTTCGTTCCGCCGCGATCATCTCGGCCCATCCCGGACTGCTCGACCCGGCTTTGCGCGAACAGCGCCGGCTGGCCGATCAGGTCTGGATCGACCTGCTGCGCGATCAGGGAATCGACGCCTTCGTCGCGGCCTGGGAGCATCAGCCCCTGTTCAGAACCCAGGCACGGCTCGCACCCGAGATCCTGGCACGTCAGCGCGCGCAGCGTCTGAGTCAGCGTCCGGAGGGACTGGCCAGGGCGCTCGAACGGCTTGGACTGGGCGAGATGCCCAGCACCTGGGAGGCGCTCGCGCGCTACCAGGGTCGGCTCGACTGGATCATCGGCGGCGAGGACACGCGCTTCCAGGCGATCGCGCACGAAGTCTTGGCGCATCGTCCGGCGACCCGGCTGCATGTCCTGGAGGACGTGGGTCACAATCCGCTGCTGGAGGCGCCCGAGCGGCTACGCACCTGTTTGGAGCACGCGAAGACGTCGCCTTCCAATGCGCTCAGGATTTCGATCGCCTAG
- the folE2 gene encoding GTP cyclohydrolase FolE2 — MEPSTPSPCSTNATCEIADVQGSADTRRIAIDKVGIKDIRHPVRVLDRSGTEQHTVANFNMYVYLPHDFKGTHMSRFVEILNRHEREISVSSFKTMLSEMSERLESEAGHIEMRFPFFINKKAPVSGVESLLDYEVTFIGEIRNGQPRLELKVMVPVTSLCPCSKEISAFGAHNQRSHVTVQVRMERFMWLEELIELVEREASSELYGLLKRPDEKFVTERAYTNPKFVEDLVRDVAKRLNDDPRILAYTVEAENFESIHNHSAYALIERDKAAESRLAESAL, encoded by the coding sequence ATGGAGCCATCGACCCCATCCCCCTGCTCGACCAACGCCACCTGCGAGATCGCCGACGTCCAGGGGAGCGCCGACACCCGCCGCATCGCCATCGACAAGGTCGGCATCAAGGACATCCGTCATCCAGTGCGGGTACTCGACCGCAGCGGCACCGAGCAGCACACGGTGGCGAATTTCAACATGTACGTCTATCTCCCGCACGACTTCAAGGGCACGCACATGTCGCGCTTCGTGGAGATCCTCAACCGCCACGAGCGCGAGATCAGCGTCTCGTCCTTCAAGACCATGCTCAGCGAGATGTCCGAGCGTCTGGAATCCGAGGCCGGCCACATCGAGATGCGCTTCCCCTTCTTCATCAACAAGAAGGCGCCGGTCTCCGGGGTCGAGAGCCTGCTCGACTACGAAGTCACCTTCATCGGCGAGATCCGCAACGGACAGCCGCGCCTGGAACTCAAGGTCATGGTGCCCGTCACCAGCCTCTGTCCCTGCTCCAAGGAGATCTCGGCCTTCGGTGCGCACAATCAGCGCTCGCACGTCACGGTCCAGGTGCGCATGGAGCGCTTCATGTGGCTGGAGGAACTGATCGAGCTGGTCGAGCGTGAAGCGTCGTCCGAACTCTATGGCCTGCTCAAGCGCCCGGACGAGAAGTTCGTCACCGAGCGCGCCTACACCAATCCCAAGTTCGTCGAGGATCTGGTGCGCGACGTGGCCAAGCGGCTCAATGACGACCCGCGCATCCTCGCCTACACGGTCGAGGCCGAGAACTTCGAGTCGATCCACAACCATTCGGCCTATGCCCTGATCGAGCGCGACAAGGCCGCTGAGTCCCGTTTGGCGGAGAGCGCGCTCTGA
- the ispA gene encoding (2E,6E)-farnesyl diphosphate synthase, with protein MTDHTLDDFRARCAARVETALDQILPPVSVQPSRLHEAMRYTVLAGGKRIRPLLAYAAGEALGLDAALLDHPACAVEMIHAYSLIHDDLPAMDDDDLRRGRPTCHRAFDEATAILAGDALQTLAFQALAEAPGLSAESRVAMVSALARASGARGMVGGQAMDLEAEGTPLDLVQLENIHIHKTGALIRVSVQMGVLAHGGLDADKAERLDHYAKCLGLAFQIQDDVLDVEGDTAQIGKTAGRDQELNKATYPALVGLAEAKAMANQLINEAIESVSIFGERAQPLVWIANALLGRKN; from the coding sequence ATGACTGATCACACCCTGGATGACTTCCGCGCGCGCTGTGCTGCGCGTGTTGAGACTGCGCTCGACCAGATCCTGCCGCCCGTGAGCGTGCAGCCGTCGCGACTGCACGAGGCCATGCGCTACACGGTGCTGGCCGGGGGCAAGCGTATCCGTCCGCTGCTGGCCTATGCCGCCGGCGAGGCGCTCGGACTCGACGCCGCCCTGCTCGACCACCCGGCCTGCGCCGTCGAGATGATCCACGCCTATTCGCTGATCCACGACGATCTGCCGGCGATGGACGACGACGACCTGCGTCGCGGGCGTCCGACCTGCCATCGCGCCTTCGACGAGGCCACGGCGATCCTGGCCGGCGATGCGCTCCAGACGCTGGCCTTCCAGGCGCTGGCCGAAGCGCCGGGGCTGAGCGCCGAGTCGCGCGTGGCCATGGTGTCGGCACTCGCCCGCGCCAGTGGGGCGCGCGGCATGGTCGGCGGTCAGGCGATGGATCTGGAGGCCGAGGGCACGCCGCTCGATCTGGTGCAGCTGGAGAACATCCACATCCACAAGACCGGCGCCCTGATTCGCGTCTCGGTGCAGATGGGCGTGCTGGCCCATGGCGGACTCGACGCGGACAAGGCCGAGCGGCTCGACCATTACGCCAAGTGTCTGGGTCTGGCGTTCCAGATCCAGGACGACGTGCTGGATGTCGAGGGCGACACCGCTCAGATCGGCAAGACCGCCGGACGCGACCAGGAACTCAACAAGGCCACCTATCCGGCGCTGGTCGGTCTGGCTGAGGCCAAGGCCATGGCCAATCAGCTCATCAACGAGGCCATCGAATCCGTGTCGATCTTCGGCGAGCGCGCCCAGCCGCTGGTCTGGATCGCCAACGCCCTCCTGGGACGCAAGAACTGA
- a CDS encoding exodeoxyribonuclease VII small subunit: MKQPKTPPPPAFEQSLTELEAVVDALEQGEMTLEDSLAAFERGIGLTRACQQALETAEQRVRILTDARPDAEPEPFDAHD, encoded by the coding sequence ATGAAACAACCCAAGACCCCGCCCCCACCCGCGTTCGAGCAATCCCTGACCGAACTGGAAGCCGTCGTCGACGCCCTGGAACAGGGCGAGATGACGCTCGAAGACTCGCTCGCGGCCTTCGAACGCGGCATCGGCCTGACCCGCGCCTGTCAGCAGGCGCTGGAAACGGCCGAGCAGCGGGTGCGGATCCTCACCGACGCCCGGCCGGACGCCGAGCCAGAGCCATTCGACGCCCATGACTGA
- the parE gene encoding DNA topoisomerase IV subunit B gives MTGHYDASAIEVLQGLDPVRKRPGMYTDTTRPNHLAQEVIDNSVDEALAGHAKRISVTLHADGSLEVEDDGRGMPVDIHPQEGRPGVEVILTKLHAGGKFNSDNYRFSGGLHGVGVSVVNALSRHLEVWVKRGGQEYNMAFKDGNKVSDLDVVGTVKRNDRGTRLRFWPDPGYFDSPKFAVRPLTHLLQAKAVLCPGLEVRFRDETSGEEQVWCYQDGLQDYLLQSLSGVETLPSEPFVGDMEGRTEAASWALVWLPEPIRAGGGEPIAESYVNLIPTVQGGTHVNGLRTGLTEAVREFCEFRNLLPRGVKLAPEDVWNRVSYILSVKLLDPQFSGQTKERLSSRECAAFVSGVVKDSFSLWLNQHVAEGERIAELAIGAAQARLRAGRTVTRKKITQGPALPGKLADCTATDPERGELFLVEGDSAGGSAKQARDREFQAILPLRGKILNTWEVAPEEVLASQEVHDIAVAIGVDPGSDDLSRLRFGKICILADADSDGAHIATLLCALFLKHFRRLVAEGHVYVAMPPLYRIDVGKQVYYALDDDEKKGILDRIAAEKIKGKVNVQRFKGLGEMNPAQLRETTIHPDTRRLVQLTIDDDRETDELLDRLLAKKRAADRRAWLQEKGDLAEVS, from the coding sequence ATGACCGGCCATTACGACGCCTCAGCCATCGAAGTCCTCCAGGGCCTCGATCCGGTGCGCAAGCGCCCCGGAATGTACACCGACACCACTCGTCCCAACCATCTGGCCCAGGAGGTCATCGACAACAGTGTCGACGAAGCCCTCGCCGGTCATGCCAAGCGCATTTCAGTCACGCTCCATGCCGACGGCTCGCTGGAGGTCGAGGACGACGGGCGCGGGATGCCGGTCGACATCCATCCGCAGGAGGGACGGCCTGGAGTCGAGGTCATCCTCACCAAGCTCCACGCGGGCGGCAAGTTCAACTCGGACAACTACCGCTTCTCGGGCGGTCTGCACGGCGTGGGCGTGTCCGTGGTCAATGCGCTCTCGCGGCATCTGGAGGTCTGGGTCAAGCGCGGCGGCCAGGAATACAACATGGCCTTCAAGGACGGCAACAAGGTCAGCGATCTGGACGTGGTCGGTACGGTCAAGCGCAACGACAGAGGGACGCGACTGCGCTTCTGGCCCGATCCCGGCTATTTCGACTCACCCAAGTTCGCCGTGCGTCCGCTGACCCATCTGCTCCAGGCCAAGGCCGTGCTCTGTCCGGGGCTGGAGGTGCGCTTTCGCGATGAGACCAGCGGCGAGGAGCAGGTCTGGTGCTATCAGGACGGGCTTCAGGACTATCTGCTCCAGTCGTTGAGCGGCGTCGAGACGTTGCCGTCCGAACCCTTCGTCGGCGACATGGAAGGGCGCACCGAGGCGGCGAGCTGGGCGCTGGTCTGGCTGCCGGAGCCGATTCGAGCGGGTGGCGGCGAGCCGATCGCCGAGAGCTATGTCAACCTCATCCCGACCGTTCAGGGCGGCACCCACGTCAATGGTCTGCGCACCGGGCTGACCGAGGCGGTGCGCGAGTTCTGCGAGTTCCGCAATCTGCTGCCGCGCGGCGTCAAGCTGGCGCCGGAAGATGTCTGGAACCGCGTCAGTTACATCCTGTCGGTCAAGCTGCTCGATCCGCAGTTCTCGGGCCAGACCAAGGAACGGCTGTCCTCGCGCGAGTGCGCGGCCTTCGTCTCGGGCGTGGTCAAGGATTCGTTCAGCCTCTGGCTCAATCAGCATGTGGCCGAGGGCGAGCGCATCGCCGAGCTGGCGATCGGCGCGGCTCAGGCGCGATTGCGTGCCGGGCGGACGGTCACGCGCAAGAAGATCACCCAGGGTCCGGCGCTACCCGGCAAGCTCGCCGACTGCACCGCGACCGATCCCGAGCGCGGCGAGCTGTTCCTGGTCGAGGGCGACTCGGCCGGCGGCTCGGCCAAGCAGGCGCGCGACCGCGAGTTCCAGGCCATCCTGCCGTTGCGCGGCAAGATCCTCAACACCTGGGAGGTCGCGCCGGAGGAGGTGCTGGCCTCGCAGGAAGTGCATGACATCGCCGTGGCCATCGGCGTCGATCCGGGCAGCGATGATTTGAGCCGGCTGCGCTTCGGCAAGATCTGCATCCTGGCCGACGCCGACTCGGACGGTGCCCATATCGCCACTCTGCTGTGCGCGCTCTTCCTCAAGCACTTCCGGCGTCTGGTGGCCGAGGGGCATGTCTATGTCGCCATGCCGCCGCTCTATCGCATCGACGTCGGCAAGCAGGTCTATTACGCGCTCGACGACGACGAAAAGAAGGGTATCCTCGACCGCATCGCCGCCGAGAAGATCAAGGGCAAGGTCAATGTGCAGCGCTTCAAGGGCTTAGGCGAGATGAACCCGGCGCAACTGCGCGAGACCACCATCCATCCCGACACGCGCCGCCTGGTGCAGCTCACCATCGACGACGACCGTGAGACCGACGAACTGCTAGACCGCCTGCTGGCCAAGAAGCGCGCGGCGGACCGGCGGGCCTGGTTGCAGGAGAAGGGGGATCTGGCCGAGGTGTCCTGA